The genome window TTGTTCCCTCCTTCATCTGCAGGAGACTCTGAGGTTCAACAGTGCCATCTTGTGGATGATCTAAAGATCTGAAAGCTTTGGCAGATAAATGACCTCAAACACAATAAATAATCGTAGAATATCAGATACTGTATGTCCCCACGCAATCAGCTAAAACATTTCCCTCTGGTAGTCAGTCAGACTAATTATTACTTCTCTGTCCATAAAATTGATAATCTAAACGTATTACAACCaacaggaaattatttcaagCAAGCTGATGAGCAGGCTGCTTGTTAGTTTTGTTCTGTTGCTGAGAAGTGTGATTTTAATCATCTCAGTGTGGTTTTAATCAtcttagaatttatttttgcagacaATGCCAAAATCAAAGGCAACTCTGTAAATTCAAATAAGCACCCCTGTAATGACATATCTGGACATCTTTAGAGAAGCATTAGATTGAAACTAAGACTAGTTAATGTTCATGGTTCATAACCAGAAAATACAAATTCCCAAACAACCTTGAAGATTAAGGTGAATGATTTGAACAACTGGGCACAATACTTTCAATTGCAGAAATAGAAGGGCAGGATTAAAGTATGACGTTTTGTTGACTGAAAAGGAAATTCTGCTCAGAATACTTGGGGAACCTGTTCATGGAGTGGATATCatgccaggaaaaaaagtaaaaacccacaaaacttGCTCTCATTAGGAAGCAGTTGGGGAATCAATGAGTAACTGCAGATCATAGTATTTCATATatggttttcattttgcttgCCTAAGTTAATTGTGAGGAAAGTGAATGGAGTTTATTTGGAAATGAGCAGGGAAATAAAGGCGAGCTGATCAGTGGAAGGTTCTGCTCACTTTTCAAGTCCTtgctgttttggggtgctggaggGGCAAGGGTGTGCTGTCTGTGTGCTGCCTTTGCCTGAATGGTCAGGGAGCTGGgtgcagccccaggtgctgTGCTGTAATCTCTTTGGTTTGCAGGaatttctcctttgttttttccAGTGCCTGTCACAGAAATTGCTCCTTTGCTTTCCACAGCTGTAGGCCAACTATGAGTCACAGTACATGCCAGTGGATGATTTGATTAAAACAAGGAAACATCAAGTCACAAACTCCAGCATTGTTCTTGGGTAGTTAAAAATGATGATGTAATTTCTGGTTCCAAAGtcttgaaaaatgtgtatttatagTTTCCATATATCTGTTTGCCAGGCTTACTTAAAAGAGCAAAAGGTGATCACCAGTGCTAAGACATACCATTAATTCCCACAAATATGAAAAGATAAATATGAGTCATTCCCATTCTTTAATCCTAAATATGAATAATTGCATCTAGAAGATTAGTTTAATGCAGTTTTAATGATTTAACTTTAGTCTAACAtattttgaccaaaaaaaaaaaaatcatccagtcTAATAAAAGCCTTGCATCGATGtagttttctcctttttaaagtAGGCTAACCTGTTTTGAATGTTGGCGTAGTGGAAATTTTGAGATTGATGCCTTATTTTCAGGAGGTTCTACATTTCAATCTATTTTAAAGGTATCtgctattaattttaaatttagtcTTCTGCAAGTGTCACTTTCTACTTATACTGTAACGAAGTTAGATGAGACCACTATTGTCTACTCCTTTGTGTACTGTATCCTAAGAGTTCTTAGCTGTCTCCTTATGTGAGTTCTTGGTTCTCTCTAAGCTATCTTTTCCAGCtatattttttgttcttgttcttcaCTTATGGTGTTCCTGGTCTGAATACTATCTTTTAATAGAGGTATACTGTGAGCTACTATTTTTACTAttgctttttctcattctttctttgtcttggtacgttattttgatttttctgatcGCCAGTGTACATGGGGCACTTACCTTCTCCACTGTGGCTGCAGTGAGACCCACTTCCCTTTTTAGGAGCTTTTATGTTTGTGTGGACAGCAGCaatgtttgggggtttttcctggttttgtcaACTCTGAATGGAGCCCTTTGGTTTGGATTGCACTGTGAGGAGTGCTCACATTCCTTCCTCCAGATTGGATCTGCTGTTCAAACTTCTGCAGGAAGCCAGCATTATATGCATTCCATCCTATCAGATAAGGGATGCAGTAGGTAATTTGGGTGCACCAAACACCAGCGTGGCTGCAGGTGTTCATCCCCCCACAGCAATGTGCTCTGCTTTGTTCTGCATTTGGGCCCACTCTGAAACAGCTGTGAATTTGTGTCATCTCTGTGTGCATACGTGCACAGCCTCTGCACATATGTGCACACCTTCACTGCATTTacagatagatagatacagTTAACTGTAAATTTCCCTGTTGAATTACAAAACTGATTTAGTCAGGGTCTCTGTTTTAATGGAGTTGGATAAATCCTCATCTGCTCTATGTGTGTTCTGTGGCCTCTAGGAGATTTCACAGTGACTCCTGTGTCACTGTGTTTGTCTTTATACTATGTCTGTCATACTTCAGTTCAACCAATCCCTCTGAGGTGAAGACACAAGATTTTAGTATTATTAATGCCTCGTTTCATCTAGTTAATGATCTTTGCAAGTTATTTCATCTTCTTTGTGATTTACCTTCCATGTCAGATAAAGATCCTATTTGAGCTAAGTATTATGGAATAATAGAAATCTATTCTATTTGAACAGTCAGGACAAATGAATCCAGTAGAGAATCTGATGTTAAACAGGTGCAGCATCGCACATGTAAAATCAGGGTAAGTTCTCTGAACACTTAGATCTTAACAGATGTGTTCTTTTTCTCCATATGTTAGAACAAAATAAGGATTTGCTTTGAAAGTATTGACACAAACACTAACCAGTCTTGGCAAGCACAAAACTGTGTTCCTTACACAGTATCAGCTGTGACTATTCATTAACTTTAAATAAATGTGTGCACTAAATAGCTGTAAAGCACATATATGTATAAACAAAATCAGGTTttgtcagaaataaattttttttgctttcttgtttaCTGATGCCTAGACAAAGGAATGATGCATCTTCAAAACAACATCTGTCAAACCGATTTTCATCAGATTAAGTATATCCTCAGAAAAACCATCACAGCTTACAAAATACTGGAAATGTAGGTTGTGCTTTGTATAAAACACCAATAGAATTTAAAGCACTTAAAAGTGCTTTATAAATGTAGCAATGATAGCCTGTGcctgttttccatttttgtttctattttcaggAAGTTCTTGGGAAAGATAATGAGTGATGTTGCAACACTGCAATCCCAGTAGATGTCTCAGAGTGCAATTACAGAGTTATGGTCCTGGCAGCTAATCTGGGTCCACAAAAGCGCATGATTTGGGAGTCTGGCAGTAGAGATTGAATTTATTATGACAAAGTTCATCTGTGGAAAGATTTCTCTCATTGGGAATGAAATTAAAGCATGAATCAGTGACTGATTATCCAAGCCTTTCTCTGATCTGTTGAATTCTTCATTAGTATAGATGTGTGATTATATATACTCTGGTCTGGTTCTATATATCATCAAAGATAATGAataatactaatttttttaagattttttctgaaacaatgTAATCTGGTAGAAATGTAAGGACATAGGACATAAATACCAACACACTCAATCATTCCCATTTCTGGCCAGCTTTTGGTCTTTTTCCCTGCTACTGGATAATTAATACATGGAAATGAACTTCCTATTAAGCTGGTGTGTCTTCTGTGGGAGTGAAGCATTTTTCCTGTGTAACAAGTTAAATAGAGAGGTGAAGCCTCATTACCGTGTGCACCTGCAGCTGATCATGGAAACCTGGGGCAGCCAGAAACAAGTGCCAGGGTTTCTGCAAGATCTTTGTGGATGGAGGGTAGAGGTGCTTGAGCTGGAAGATGGGTCAGCATTCCCATTAGttcttccatttaaaaactGGAAATCTAGTATGGAGCAGGGAGAGTCCAGTCAAAATCCATGGAGATGACAAACAAGGGGGAAAGTCAAGGAGAATACTGTTCCAGCTGCATCGGGGAGTAGATCCCTTTTGCAACTCTGATTTCCTGTTAGGTTGCTGTCTGTGTGTCAGCACTATCCTAGAGTGTCCTACATGAACCGTAAGTGAGGTGTTTTGGTGCTTACCACACACCTTTGGGAGAGCCTAATCAGCATCCTGTTTCCAAGGCAGTGTAACTAAAGACAGTCACAGAACCCACTGCATACAAACAAGGCTGCATATGTTATGTTGTGATAGTGCTCAAGATAAATGCTTTGTGtctgaaaaatacagttttactAGGAAAGTGGTACTGCTGACTTTGGTCTTCTTTATAAAGATGTGCTAGCTGCTTCTGAAGTACTACCTGAAGCATAAACCTGAGACTGGATTTTAGCTTACCTGAAAATGACAGTGATCTTTACAGGATCTTCAGCCTAATTCCTGAGACAAAAGAacatataattaaattaaaataaatacagaaatctgCCAAATAGTCTAACCATATCCAGCTCTATCATATACTTAGGAGACTTAACACTTGCAAGTTTGGGCCCTGTGAACATGAATAACATGACATTTCAACAGGAGGCTGGGGTTTCTAAGCAGATATTTGTAATTTGCAGTGGTAAAAGATGTGTTTGAAATGACCATTATGCAAGAGATTCCTTCTGGTTGTCATTTTTGGCCAAAGCCATAGAACATTACACTTGTTTTTAAAGTAAGAATTATGAACTGCACAGCAGATAATACAGTGTGGTAGTTGAAGAACAGCTCATGGCACATTCAGCAaatgcaggctctgctggggaaaTGTTGATGTGAATTTCATGCATCATCCCAGCATAATGAACATTGAAAGGTCATgttaagaatattaaaaaaaaatccatctgaTTTGACTTTTTCACCATCCAGTATTGTTAATAATATAATGTCAAGCAAAAAACAGTTTCTCTGAGTGTGACTAAAGCCAGATTCCATGTCTAGTTGAAGAGTAAATTGtcatactttttttctttttcatttactgttcatttcctttttaatgtcATGGTGTGTGTGACTTGTACCTTGAGCCACTGCAGTACATCTGTATTTTCTCAGTCAGAGTTAGTTTTTTGAGTTTGTTACTCGGTATCCAGTAAGTCTCATGCAGAGTGTAACATACTAATTGGCTCAGTATAATTagaatgaaatggaaatgtttcGCTATTGATCTTTGCTTGTTATTAGTTTGTACTGACAGAAAATTGGATTGAAAAAGTCTAATACAGCTATTAAAATGCTACTTCTTATGGCAGGAAATATCACTGTTATTCTTCCATGAAAGTATTTTAGAGCAGaactctcttcctttctcctttttttctaaCCTTGTctttctgactttttaaaaatttctagGAGGGATGCTGAGCCTTGTTAAATAACCAGGCTGTTCAGAGACTGAGCAGCAATACCATGACTTAAGCAGGGCTCAGGCAATATTTATGAGTTCATTATAACAAGTCTAATACTGTGCTGCTTGTTATCTTAACTTCACACAACAATAtgttaataaatttttacaAGCTGTGTAGTTGTAAAGTGCATCATAGTAATCACTATCATTCCTCTAATAAGTCATTTGATTTGTGTGTGCTTTGTGTTGTTCCAGCCTTGTGAGCTGTAACATCTTGGGGTAGAACCCTTCTTGTGGTCCAGGTTAATGGACCTGCTCTGAGTCCTCAGTTACAGATGTTCTCATGGGGAGGGACACCTTCAGCTCCCcactctgcttccctctgcagtgCCTCAGGTTACATGGTTTTCTTACAGGAGAATTACCCCTATTGTGGAGATTTTCTGGAGCTCCAGGTCCCAGCCCTTCTGCAGACTCCATGCAGATGTGTGGTTTTACCTGCCCCAGAGGCACTAAGGTTGCTGTGTGTGTAATTCAGactctggcagtgccagcagggcgAGCAGTTGGACGTGGCTGTGCTGTAGCCTCCAGGTAGAGGTGGTCACTTCAGGAGATCAGGGAAACCAATGGCTTGTGCTGACCAAGCTACAGAGAACTCTGGCTGTGGAGAGTCTGTTCCTGTTGGTGTGGATGGAGGGTCTGCAAATGAAAAACCAGGAAAGGCTttgctttatgttttttaatatttgtttgaTTACAGACGTTTCTTTTCTTGTAATAGACTACCTGCTTGAATATCTGCAATTTAAAGTACAGTCTGTTGCTCTTTCTGAGACTCAGAATCCTCATTCGTTCGATTGACAGATGTAaacttgaaatttattttattctctaaCACAGCAGTGACTTTAGTCCAGCTACAGTTTTCATTGTGCAATACAAAAACACTAAAGTACTGCTGGCAGTTTATGTATAAAATGTGAGGATTAAGAAACCAGTGCAAACAAAGACTCAGCTTTAAGGAGCAGTATTGTTGGACTAGCCTCTTACATCTGTCACAATCATGGTGAAGTAATAGCAGCCAAAACCTAAAGGTCTGGTTTTGGCTGCAGTAAGTACTACTAAAGCAATAGTcatttgaagagaaaatttgTCTTGTCTGTTTGAAACATTAATGGGTTTCAAAAAATGCCACCTTTTTTTTGCATTGTATGTGtgatttccttttcatttttacctTCTAAATAAGTGATACAAATGatctctcttatttttttcagccCACCTAAGCCAGCAGTGTTCATCTCCGGTGTCATTGCTAGGGTAAGATTATCAGTAAATTTCTCTCAGTCATAGCAAAATTACTGTAAGCTTTTCAGAATTACCTCGAATCAGAgcaaaattaatctttttcaTACCCCTTCCTCTTTTGTGAGAggaggctttgtgttttctatATTCGTGTAAGGCCCTTTGACCATTCTTTCTGGGTTTGtgtaaaattgaaattattcattgaaattatttccactgtttttctttgaattttagCACTTTAAGTTTATTGGATCATCCTTTTATATCTAAGCTAGATATTACTGTATTCATTTCCTTTGGAAGCAGCTGCATATTAAACTGCTGCTGTAGCTTGATCTGTGATGAGGAGCAGCCCTCCTGCCTGTAAGGTGACATGCTTGAAGATAGTATGTTTCAGCTGCCATATTGTGCCTTGAGGTACTTGGGATTCAGGGTGTTATTCCCTGGACTTTAAGAGCAGGCAGGACCTGGAAATCCTTACTATTAACTAGCCATTAATCATGTGATCAGTAATTTGTGCATTGTGGCAGGGTTTTTGTCATGGCTTTATGTGGTGGTTACCTTACATCACAGGGGGTTGTAGTTTGCTTTACTGTAAGACGCTATGCTTGTGTCAGATCCCATAGGAAAGAGTGAGCTGATGCCATTTTCCTCAGCCCATAAGGAATGGGCAATTGGCAGCGTCGGGGgagagaaggcagaaaatgtTGAGTCTGAGGAGAGCAGATCTTTGAACACTGGAAGCACGTTGGAGGAGagtaaaaattataaaatgtaaCAAGTTAACATAGTGATTAAAcgaaaccaaaacaaaacagtgtaAGGTTGTTGCCCTGTGAGCCAGTGGAATGCCCAGAGCTTCTGGCCTGTATGTTTGTCCCGCTTTCTGAAGAGGGAAGTTGTGTCCCTCTTCACTATTGTCCCCCTGTCACTGAGCACTGATAGTATTTGTTTCCTGTTGCTTTTTGAAAGCCTCATGGGACTGACCATAGAAATGGCAATGGTAATTAGGTGACATATGGGTCACCTGGACTGAGACTGCTCAGCAGCAGACCTGACAGCTAACCTGGTTAAAAGAGCATGTTAAACTTCAAAGCCAGCCATCCCTAAGAGTTGAGTCATAAGTAGTTTTAGATCCTGCTTTCTTCCTAAAGAAACTGGCTTTGTTtagtctggaaaagagaaggcctTGGGGTGACTTAACTGCATCCCTCAGGATGGAGTCCTGaacagcctggtctagtggagggcatccctgcccatggcattgatgttggaactggatgatctttaagattgcttccaacccaggccattctacAATTCTGATTCCTGCAGCAGGCTTTTTGTGCAGGTATTTTTCATGCTGCCTTAACTTACTTTTAAAATAGTCTAGTCTTTCTAGTGGCTTCTTTGAAACCAAACACATCTGAAGATaggaatattttgattttttttcccttggagtCACATTAAGATACCTTATTATTGGATAGTGTGTGTAACTGGAAGAAATGAAGCTTACATAAGAAAAATTTTGAAGTTGGCtaataagaataaaaacataaaatctgTAAAAGGGGACCCCAAAGTAACATGCAACACTGTTTTTCATCTGATTTTCACAGTTTTTAGAATTTACATCAATTATAACTGGAAAGTACACTTTTAAGATTCCTTAaacttttcctgctgtgttcttCAAACAGGGTGATAAGGActtccctccagctgcagctcaggtggCTCATCAGAAGCCACATCCTTCTGTGGAGAAGCTTCCCCACCCACAGCACGTCAAACCGCACATCCACCAGCCTCGCAAGTGAGCTCCCGCCAGGATCTCTGCCAGCCTGCTTCAGTGAATGTTTTCAAGAGAAGACAAAAACCCTTTAGTATTCACACTGTCAAATCTGTAAAATTGACATCTAAAATAATATGCTGTTTCTTTTACTTTAATTCTCAAGGGTTAATAAGAATGAAGACATTGCTCAGTTGTTATCCCAGatggaaaattctgttttgGGTATTTGCTGATCAGGGGTGCTTTTTTATAAGATTTTCTTATTGCCAAGATAAAAACTTCAGTATGAGTAATATGATTAATGGGCTTAAAATTTGTACTTTTAGTTGTGGACTCACAGTAGCAGATAGTTAATGTAGTTTTTATGCTAAGCCAGTGAGGAAGAACAGCCCTTTTGTACTGGTACCTTTACTGTCTGGAGGGAGTTTGTTGGGTGTGTTGAGACAGAAGTCAGTGGTTGTCTTGATTATGTAGAACCCTTGCAGTCTTCAGTATCCTACAGTGTTCCACCCCAGTGCCCTCTGGATTCAAGCAGGGAGATGATGATAGGGCCCCGCTACATTCTCAAGTGGGCAGAGATCCAGCTGAATCTTCTTTACACCCCTTTGCACTCACACAGTCTTGCTGAGATTTTTCCCTCTGGTGGTctgtgggaaaggagaggagagagaaatcaGAATTACAAGAACACTGCTGCTGTAGACAACTCATTTGTAATCTCATGGGTCTCACTGGGGGCTGTATTTTTGAGGTGATGATTTCACATTCCAATAGCAAGCTGAAGGAGTTCATGACCCTCCATATTGAACTTAAAATAAGTTGgtgaaaaatctgtttcctttttttaatttagaatttgAGATCACCTTTTGAAACTAAGAGGTACCATTAGTAAATATGTTTATGATCCAATCTCTTTtgtacataattttttttcctagtgttCTTATTCTGAAATACAGTAGTGATATGAGGGAGTAAAAAGAAAGTTATTTCCAAACAGAGcaatcaggttttttttttaccagataATTAAATCACTTAATTTCTCAGTTCAAAATCACTTAGCTCTGTCATTTTCCTTCCGTAACTCACCTCTgtaaaaaccaggaaaaaagtTTCATACATTCTACCTATTTTAAAGTGTCCTTCTGTTTTTAACTGACTATAAATACAATACAGCCTTTGGTTTATAAAG of Molothrus ater isolate BHLD 08-10-18 breed brown headed cowbird chromosome 1, BPBGC_Mater_1.1, whole genome shotgun sequence contains these proteins:
- the DAP gene encoding death-associated protein 1 yields the protein MSSPPKEKAETRAGHPPAVKAGGMRIVQKHPHNSDAKEEKDKDDQDWETSSPPKPAVFISGVIARGDKDFPPAAAQVAHQKPHPSVEKLPHPQHVKPHIHQPRK